The Deinococcus sedimenti genome window below encodes:
- a CDS encoding aldo/keto reductase, with amino-acid sequence MEQRDFGNTGLRVSVLGLGAGQIGDGTLSEDHAGTLLNRAIDRGITLVDTARGYGLSEERIGRHLAYRRHDFILSSKGGYSVDGAEDWTPQAIRLGIEQALTRLRCDWIDIFHLHSCPADTLRRDDLLGALDDARTAGLIRVAAYSGENEALAWAIQSGRFGSIETSVNLADQFSRRQLLPAATESGMGVIAKRPIANAAWRFHERPVGDYAETYWDRLRTLNIDTIRQNAGLDWFDLALRFTAYAPGVHSAIVGTANIQNLERNIDLVQQGPLPLDVLTHIEAAWTQHGLEWGGEV; translated from the coding sequence ATGGAACAACGGGACTTCGGCAACACCGGCCTGCGCGTCAGCGTCCTCGGCCTCGGCGCCGGGCAGATCGGCGACGGCACCCTCAGTGAAGACCACGCGGGCACCCTCCTGAACCGCGCCATCGACCGGGGCATCACCCTGGTGGACACCGCGCGCGGCTACGGCCTCAGCGAGGAACGCATCGGACGGCACCTCGCCTACCGCCGCCACGACTTCATCCTCAGCAGCAAAGGCGGGTACAGCGTCGACGGCGCCGAGGACTGGACGCCGCAGGCCATCCGCCTCGGCATCGAACAGGCCCTCACGCGACTACGCTGCGACTGGATCGACATCTTCCACCTGCACTCCTGCCCCGCCGACACCCTGCGCCGCGACGACCTCCTCGGCGCACTCGACGACGCCCGCACCGCCGGACTCATCCGCGTCGCCGCGTACAGCGGCGAGAACGAAGCCCTCGCCTGGGCCATCCAGAGCGGCCGCTTCGGCAGCATCGAAACCAGCGTCAACCTCGCCGACCAGTTCAGCCGCCGCCAACTCCTCCCCGCCGCCACCGAGAGCGGCATGGGCGTCATCGCCAAACGCCCCATCGCTAACGCCGCCTGGCGCTTCCATGAACGCCCAGTCGGCGACTACGCCGAAACGTACTGGGACCGCCTCCGCACCCTGAACATCGACACCATCCGACAGAACGCCGGACTCGACTGGTTCGACCTCGCCCTCCGCTTCACCGCCTACGCCCCCGGCGTCCACAGCGCCATCGTCGGCACCGCCAACATCCAGAACCTCGAACGGAACATCGACCTCGTCCAGCAGGGCCCGCTGCCGCTCGACGTCCTCACACACATCGAAGCCGCGTGGACGCAGCACGGGCTGGAATGGGGCGGGGAAGTGTAA